The following proteins are encoded in a genomic region of Jaculus jaculus isolate mJacJac1 chromosome 13, mJacJac1.mat.Y.cur, whole genome shotgun sequence:
- the LOC123454220 gene encoding dynein light chain roadblock-type 1 yields the protein MAEVEETLKRLQSQKGVQGIIVVNTEGIPIKSTMDNPTTTQYANLMHNFILKARSTVREIDPQNDLTFLRIRSKKNEIMVAPDKDYFLIVIQNPTE from the coding sequence ATGGCAGAGGTGGAAGAGACCCTGAAGAGACTCCAGAGCCAGAAAGGAGTACAGGGAATCATCGTGGTGAACACTGAAGGCATTCCCATCAAGAGCACCATGGACAATCCCACCACCACTCAGTATGCCAACCTCATGCACAACTTCATCCTGAAGGCACGAAGCACTGTGCGTGAAATTGACCCTCAAAATGACCTCACCTTCCTTCGGATTCGctccaagaaaaatgaaattatggtcGCACCTGATAAAGACTATTTCTTGATTGTGATTCAGAATCCAACTGAATAA